From the genome of Bombus huntii isolate Logan2020A chromosome 14, iyBomHunt1.1, whole genome shotgun sequence, one region includes:
- the LOC126872979 gene encoding apyrase isoform X2 → MNERPNPIFLNAGDHYQGTLWYNVHRWNATATFMNMLPHDVMTIGNHEFDDDIEGVVPFLKMVKAPVVVTNIDASEEPTMQGLYKNSTIIERNGTKIGVIGVIISTTDTISITGKLKFLDEVESVNDEARRLKSRGIDIIIVLSHCGLDVDRIMAAKCPLIDLIVGGHSHTFLYSGPAPFIDEPEDEYPVVVVQEETNRTVLIVQAAAFTKYLGNLTVWFDADGEVVDWDGNPILLDYSIEEDPEMLKALAPWKVRVDEKAGTKIARTRVFLDNKCRRNECNLGNLITDAMVDAYVERAENKTVWTYAAVGVYNPGGIRAPIDSIGQDITFADLIMAQPFENTWDILELKGSCILQILEMEEDILIWSGLKVVYKIKGNSRKVEDVKIRCRACEVPRYEELVLDQWYRIVLPTFLVQGGDGFVPFETCGRNHEVGYLDWVVLSKYMKKISPILTGRDRRVIFLDGNSS, encoded by the exons ATGAATGAAAGGCCGAATCCAATTTTCTTGAACGCTGGCGATCACTATCAAGGGACACTGTGGTACAACGTTCACCGTTGGAACGCGACTGCCACCTTCATGAACATGTTACCGCACGATGTTATG ACAATAGGAAACCATGAATTTGACGATGATATCGAGGGAGTGgttccgtttttaaaaatggTCAAGGCACCAGTAGTAGTCACCAATATCGATGCAAGTGAAGAGCCAACAATGCAG GGGCTCTATAAGAACAGCACAATCATTGAAAGGAATGGCACGAAGATCGGAGTCATCGGCGTTATTATATCGACCACGGAC ACAATTTCCATTACCGGGAAATTAAAGTTTCTGGATGAGGTGGAATCGGTGAATGACGAGGCACGGAGATTGAAGTCCCGAGGGATCGACATTATTATCGTTTTAAGCCATTGTGGATTGGATGTGGACAGAATAATGGCAGCCAAGTGTCCTCTGATCGACCTTATCGTTGGTGGACATTCTCATACGTTTCTTTATTCAG GACCAGCCCCTTTCATCGACGAGCCAGAGGATGAATATCCCGTGGTGGTGGTTCAAGAGGAGACCAACAGAACAGTGTTGATCGTTCAGGCAGCTGCTTTCACAAA GTACCTGGGGAACTTGACGGTGTGGTTCGATGCGGATGGCGAGGTGGTTGATTGGGACGGAAATCCGATTCTCCTTGATTACTCTATCGAGGAAG ATCCTGAGATGCTGAAGGCTTTGGCACCATGGAAAGTAAGGGTAGATGAGAAGGCAGGAACGAAGATTGCTCGAACGAGAGTTTTCCTCGACAATAAATGTCGCAGAAACGAATGCAACCTTGGAAATTTGATCACAGACGCCATGGTCGATGCT TATGTGGAGAGAGCAGAGAATAAAACTGTGTGGACATACGCTGCAGTTGGTGTTTACAATCCTGGAGGAATACGTGCTCCTATAGACTCCATAGGTCAAGATATCACGTTTGCCGATCTGATAATGGCTCAACCTTTCGAGAACACTTGGGACATCCTCGAATTAAAAGGCAGCTGCATTCTGCAG ATCCTAGAAATGGaagaagatattttaatatggTCAGGGCTAAAAgtggtttataaaataaaaggaaattcCAGGAAGGTGGAGGATGTCAAAATAAG ATGTAGAGCTTGCGAGGTACCAAGGTACGAAGAGCTGGTGTTAGATCAGTGGTACAGAATTGTACTTCCAACCTTCTTAGTCCAAGGTGGGGATGGATTCGTCCCATTCGAAACCTGTGGTAGAAATCACGAAGTCGGTTACTTGGACTGGGTAGTATTGTCTAAATATATGAAGAAGATCAGCCCTATATTAACCGGACGAGATCGTCGAGTGATCTTTTTAGATGGAAATAGTTCTTAG
- the LOC126872979 gene encoding apyrase isoform X1, translating into MLPFLLLPFLLQICYGFTGRGLYYPGRSDLFELSVIHLNDFHARFEQTGPRSEACHEGEEKDCVGGISRVSTAVNRLMNERPNPIFLNAGDHYQGTLWYNVHRWNATATFMNMLPHDVMTIGNHEFDDDIEGVVPFLKMVKAPVVVTNIDASEEPTMQGLYKNSTIIERNGTKIGVIGVIISTTDTISITGKLKFLDEVESVNDEARRLKSRGIDIIIVLSHCGLDVDRIMAAKCPLIDLIVGGHSHTFLYSGPAPFIDEPEDEYPVVVVQEETNRTVLIVQAAAFTKYLGNLTVWFDADGEVVDWDGNPILLDYSIEEDPEMLKALAPWKVRVDEKAGTKIARTRVFLDNKCRRNECNLGNLITDAMVDAYVERAENKTVWTYAAVGVYNPGGIRAPIDSIGQDITFADLIMAQPFENTWDILELKGSCILQILEMEEDILIWSGLKVVYKIKGNSRKVEDVKIRCRACEVPRYEELVLDQWYRIVLPTFLVQGGDGFVPFETCGRNHEVGYLDWVVLSKYMKKISPILTGRDRRVIFLDGNSS; encoded by the exons ATGCTTCCGTTTTTGCTGTTACCGTTTCTGCTTCAGATATGTTACGGATTCACCGGAAGGGGACTGTATTATCCGGGACGATCGGATTTATTCGAGTTGTCGGTGATACACCTAAATGATTTCCACGCGAG atTCGAGCAAACAGGCCCTCGATCCGAAGCGTGTCACGAAGGCGAGGAGAAGGATTGCGTCGGTGGAATCTCAAGAGTCTCCACGGCAGTGAATCGTTTAATGAATGAAAGGCCGAATCCAATTTTCTTGAACGCTGGCGATCACTATCAAGGGACACTGTGGTACAACGTTCACCGTTGGAACGCGACTGCCACCTTCATGAACATGTTACCGCACGATGTTATG ACAATAGGAAACCATGAATTTGACGATGATATCGAGGGAGTGgttccgtttttaaaaatggTCAAGGCACCAGTAGTAGTCACCAATATCGATGCAAGTGAAGAGCCAACAATGCAG GGGCTCTATAAGAACAGCACAATCATTGAAAGGAATGGCACGAAGATCGGAGTCATCGGCGTTATTATATCGACCACGGAC ACAATTTCCATTACCGGGAAATTAAAGTTTCTGGATGAGGTGGAATCGGTGAATGACGAGGCACGGAGATTGAAGTCCCGAGGGATCGACATTATTATCGTTTTAAGCCATTGTGGATTGGATGTGGACAGAATAATGGCAGCCAAGTGTCCTCTGATCGACCTTATCGTTGGTGGACATTCTCATACGTTTCTTTATTCAG GACCAGCCCCTTTCATCGACGAGCCAGAGGATGAATATCCCGTGGTGGTGGTTCAAGAGGAGACCAACAGAACAGTGTTGATCGTTCAGGCAGCTGCTTTCACAAA GTACCTGGGGAACTTGACGGTGTGGTTCGATGCGGATGGCGAGGTGGTTGATTGGGACGGAAATCCGATTCTCCTTGATTACTCTATCGAGGAAG ATCCTGAGATGCTGAAGGCTTTGGCACCATGGAAAGTAAGGGTAGATGAGAAGGCAGGAACGAAGATTGCTCGAACGAGAGTTTTCCTCGACAATAAATGTCGCAGAAACGAATGCAACCTTGGAAATTTGATCACAGACGCCATGGTCGATGCT TATGTGGAGAGAGCAGAGAATAAAACTGTGTGGACATACGCTGCAGTTGGTGTTTACAATCCTGGAGGAATACGTGCTCCTATAGACTCCATAGGTCAAGATATCACGTTTGCCGATCTGATAATGGCTCAACCTTTCGAGAACACTTGGGACATCCTCGAATTAAAAGGCAGCTGCATTCTGCAG ATCCTAGAAATGGaagaagatattttaatatggTCAGGGCTAAAAgtggtttataaaataaaaggaaattcCAGGAAGGTGGAGGATGTCAAAATAAG ATGTAGAGCTTGCGAGGTACCAAGGTACGAAGAGCTGGTGTTAGATCAGTGGTACAGAATTGTACTTCCAACCTTCTTAGTCCAAGGTGGGGATGGATTCGTCCCATTCGAAACCTGTGGTAGAAATCACGAAGTCGGTTACTTGGACTGGGTAGTATTGTCTAAATATATGAAGAAGATCAGCCCTATATTAACCGGACGAGATCGTCGAGTGATCTTTTTAGATGGAAATAGTTCTTAG
- the LOC126872979 gene encoding apyrase isoform X3 translates to MEDYSFVVKEGRLIVIIAELTIGNHEFDDDIEGVVPFLKMVKAPVVVTNIDASEEPTMQGLYKNSTIIERNGTKIGVIGVIISTTDTISITGKLKFLDEVESVNDEARRLKSRGIDIIIVLSHCGLDVDRIMAAKCPLIDLIVGGHSHTFLYSGPAPFIDEPEDEYPVVVVQEETNRTVLIVQAAAFTKYLGNLTVWFDADGEVVDWDGNPILLDYSIEEDPEMLKALAPWKVRVDEKAGTKIARTRVFLDNKCRRNECNLGNLITDAMVDAYVERAENKTVWTYAAVGVYNPGGIRAPIDSIGQDITFADLIMAQPFENTWDILELKGSCILQILEMEEDILIWSGLKVVYKIKGNSRKVEDVKIRCRACEVPRYEELVLDQWYRIVLPTFLVQGGDGFVPFETCGRNHEVGYLDWVVLSKYMKKISPILTGRDRRVIFLDGNSS, encoded by the exons ATGGAAGATTATAGTTTTGTTGTAAAAGAAGGTCGATTGATTGTAATAATTGCGGAATTG ACAATAGGAAACCATGAATTTGACGATGATATCGAGGGAGTGgttccgtttttaaaaatggTCAAGGCACCAGTAGTAGTCACCAATATCGATGCAAGTGAAGAGCCAACAATGCAG GGGCTCTATAAGAACAGCACAATCATTGAAAGGAATGGCACGAAGATCGGAGTCATCGGCGTTATTATATCGACCACGGAC ACAATTTCCATTACCGGGAAATTAAAGTTTCTGGATGAGGTGGAATCGGTGAATGACGAGGCACGGAGATTGAAGTCCCGAGGGATCGACATTATTATCGTTTTAAGCCATTGTGGATTGGATGTGGACAGAATAATGGCAGCCAAGTGTCCTCTGATCGACCTTATCGTTGGTGGACATTCTCATACGTTTCTTTATTCAG GACCAGCCCCTTTCATCGACGAGCCAGAGGATGAATATCCCGTGGTGGTGGTTCAAGAGGAGACCAACAGAACAGTGTTGATCGTTCAGGCAGCTGCTTTCACAAA GTACCTGGGGAACTTGACGGTGTGGTTCGATGCGGATGGCGAGGTGGTTGATTGGGACGGAAATCCGATTCTCCTTGATTACTCTATCGAGGAAG ATCCTGAGATGCTGAAGGCTTTGGCACCATGGAAAGTAAGGGTAGATGAGAAGGCAGGAACGAAGATTGCTCGAACGAGAGTTTTCCTCGACAATAAATGTCGCAGAAACGAATGCAACCTTGGAAATTTGATCACAGACGCCATGGTCGATGCT TATGTGGAGAGAGCAGAGAATAAAACTGTGTGGACATACGCTGCAGTTGGTGTTTACAATCCTGGAGGAATACGTGCTCCTATAGACTCCATAGGTCAAGATATCACGTTTGCCGATCTGATAATGGCTCAACCTTTCGAGAACACTTGGGACATCCTCGAATTAAAAGGCAGCTGCATTCTGCAG ATCCTAGAAATGGaagaagatattttaatatggTCAGGGCTAAAAgtggtttataaaataaaaggaaattcCAGGAAGGTGGAGGATGTCAAAATAAG ATGTAGAGCTTGCGAGGTACCAAGGTACGAAGAGCTGGTGTTAGATCAGTGGTACAGAATTGTACTTCCAACCTTCTTAGTCCAAGGTGGGGATGGATTCGTCCCATTCGAAACCTGTGGTAGAAATCACGAAGTCGGTTACTTGGACTGGGTAGTATTGTCTAAATATATGAAGAAGATCAGCCCTATATTAACCGGACGAGATCGTCGAGTGATCTTTTTAGATGGAAATAGTTCTTAG